Proteins from a genomic interval of Bos mutus isolate GX-2022 chromosome 15, NWIPB_WYAK_1.1, whole genome shotgun sequence:
- the LOC102281095 gene encoding LOW QUALITY PROTEIN: olfactory receptor 51F1 (The sequence of the model RefSeq protein was modified relative to this genomic sequence to represent the inferred CDS: deleted 1 base in 1 codon), whose amino-acid sequence MPILHNSTLPTFLLTGIPGLEWAHTWISIPFCCLYLTALSGNTLILFIVLTEPSLHEPMYYFLSMLSTTNIGLCISTLVTVLGIFWVNAWEISFNACLSQMFFIHLFTFMESSVLLAMAFDHFVAISNPLRYATILTHTRIAQIGLAVITRGTAILTPLVLLLKRLSFCHSHVLHHSYCFHPDVMKLSCSDTKINSVFGLTAIISTAGVDSVFILLSYVLIIHSVLNIASPEERKKAFSTCTSHIIAVAIFYIPLISLSFVHRFGKHAPSYVPTLIANVYLLIPPVMNPIIYSVKTKPIQKVMLQLLCVKGTHL is encoded by the exons ATGCCAATTCTCCATAACTCCACTTTGCCAACTTTCCTCTTGACTGGCATCCCTGGACTTGAATGGGCCCACACCTGGATCTCCATCCCATTCTGCTGCCTTTATTTGACTGCCCTTTCTGGAAATACTTTGATCCTGTTCATAGTCCTCACTGAGCCAAGCCTCCACGAGCCCATGTACTACTTCCTGTCCATGTTGTCCACCACTAACATTGGCTTATGCATCTCAACACTGGTGACAGTACTGGGAATCTTCTGGGTCAATGCCTGGGAAATCAGCTTCAATGCTTGCTTATCACAGATGTTCTTCATtcacctcttcactttcatggaaTCTTCGGTGCTCCTGGCTATGGCCTTTGACCATTTTGTGGCCATTTCTAACCCCCTGAGATATGCTACCATTCTAACACACACAAGGATTGCACAGATTGGTCTAGCAGTCATCACCAGGGGGACAGCCATTCTGACACCACTAGTCCTGCTTCTTAAACGTCTGTCATTCTGCCATAGTCATGTGCTCCATCACTCCTACTGCTTCCACCCTGATGTGATGAAGCTCTCATGTTCAGATACAAAGATCAATAGTGTATTTGGACTAACTGCAATTATCTCTACTGCTGGGGTGGACTCTGTCTTTATCCTGCTTTCCTATGTCTTAATCATTCACTCGGTTCTCAACATTGCATCCccagaggagaggaagaaggccTTCAGCACCTGCACTTCTCATATCATTGCTGTGGCCATATTCTACATCCCTTTGATCAGCCTGTCTTTTGTTCACAGATTTGGA AAACACGCTCCATCTTATGTGCCCACACTCATTGCTAATGTATACTTGCTCATCCCTCCTGTGATGAATCCCATCATCTATAGTGTAAAAACAAAGCCAATTCAAAAAGTTATGCTCCAACTTTTATGTGTCAAGGGAACTCATCTTTAA
- the LOC102280816 gene encoding LOW QUALITY PROTEIN: olfactory receptor 51F1 (The sequence of the model RefSeq protein was modified relative to this genomic sequence to represent the inferred CDS: substituted 1 base at 1 genomic stop codon): MLPVQENMEILGNSTSKFPTFLLTGIPGLEFAHAWVSIPFCCLYATALSGNSMILLVIIAQQSLHEPMYYFLSMLSAADLGLTVSTMSTTLGILWFDANEISLDMCIIQMFFLHGFACTESGVLVAMAFDRCVAICDPLRYTSILTNYRIIQMGLLMVIRTVVLTVPLLLLLKPLNFCGGNVLSHSYCYHPDVIKLACSDTQANSICGLIDLILTTGVDTPCIVLSYILIIHSVLSISSPQEQHKVFSTCVSHLGAVSIFYIPMISLSLVHRYGXSAPKVVHSMMANMYLLFPPVLNPIIYSVKTKQIRKAILSLLLMK, translated from the coding sequence ATGCTACCAGTCCAGGAAAACATGGAAATCTTAGGTAATTCAACATCTAAATTTCCAACTTTCTTGTTGACTGGAATTCCTGGCCTAGAGTTTGCCCATGCTTGGGTCTCCATTCCCTTCTGCTGTCTTTATGCCACTGCCCTTTCTGGGAACAGCATGATCCTGCTTGTCATCATCGCCCAGCAGAGTCTCCACGAGCCCATGTACTATTTCCTGTCCATGCTGTCAGCTGCTGACTTGGGTTTGACTGTTTCTACAATGTCAACCACATTAGGTATCCTCTGGTTTGATGCAAACGAAATCAGTCTAGATATGTGCATTATCCAGATGTTTTTTCTTCATGGGTTTGCCTGCACAGAATCTGGGGTGCTGGTGGCTATGGCCTTTGACCGCTGTGTGGCCATCTGTGATCCTCTGAGGTACACTAGCATTCTCACTAATTATAGAATCATTCAGATGGGTCTCTTGATGGTTATACGCACTGTAGTATTAACTGTACCACTACTTTTGCTTCTGAAGCCCCTCAATTTTTGTGGCGGGAATGTGCTTTCCCACTCCTACTGCTATCAtccagatgtgattaaattagcATGTTCAGATACTCAGGCCAATAGCATCTGTGGATTAATTGATCTCATCCTGACCACAGGAGTAGATACACCATGCATTGTCCTGTCTTATATCTTGATCATTCACTCTGTTCTCAGTATTTCCTCCCCTCAAGAACAACACAAAGTTTTTAGCACCTGTGTCTCCCACCTTGGAGCAGTTTCTATTTTCTACATCCCCATGATTAGCTTGTCATTGGTGCATCGCTATGGGTGATCAGCCCCCAAAGTGGTCCATTCAATGATGGCCAATATGTacctgctttttcctcctgtgctCAACCCCATCATCTACAGTGTAAAAACAAAGCAGATTCGCAAGGCTATACTCAGTCTTCTTCTTATGAAATAG
- the LOC102279194 gene encoding LOW QUALITY PROTEIN: olfactory receptor 51F1 (The sequence of the model RefSeq protein was modified relative to this genomic sequence to represent the inferred CDS: inserted 2 bases in 1 codon): protein MLSIGNATSPTFFLTGVPGLEDFHIWFSIPFCCLCVIALLGNSTVLYVVITNSSLHEPMYYFLSMLSTTDIGITISSLPTTLGVLWFNARVISLDACILQMFFLHGFTLMESSVLLAMAFDCFVAICNPLRYAMILTNSRIIKAGVVIFVRMLVNLMPLLLLLKRLSFCGPNVLSHSYCYHPDVIKCSCSSIKVNSICVLVALILTSGIDIPCIFLSYMLIIKSILSITSPEEXGKGFGTCISHIGAVAIFYIPWVILASVHRFGHSAPPYVHTLMSNLHFLLPPVLNPIIYSVKTKQIRKAFYKLFPNTK, encoded by the exons ATGCTGTCGATTGGTAATGCCACTTCCCCAACTTTCTTCTTGACTGGAGTTCCAGGGCTAGAAGATTTTCACATCTGGTTTTCTATCCCCTTTTGCTGCCTTTGTGTGATTGCCCTTTTGGGGAATAGCACCGTCCTATATGTAGTGATCACAAACTCCAGCCTCCATGAGCCCATGTACTACTTCCTCTCCATGCTCTCCACCACCGACATTGGCATCACTATTTCCTCTCTTCCCACAACACTTGGTGTCCTCTGGTTCAATGCCAGGGTCATCAGCCTGGATGCTTGCATTCTGCAGATGTTCTTTCTGCATGGATTCACCCTCATGGAATCTTCTGTGCTTTTGGCCATGGCTTTTGATTGCTTTGTTGCCATCTGCAACCCCCTAAGATATGCTATGATTCTAACCAACTCTAGAATCATCAAAGCTGGTGTGGTAATTTTTGTACGAATGCTGGTCAACCTGATGCCCTTGCTCCTGCTCCTTAAGAGGTTATCCTTCTGTGGTCCTAATGTGCTTTCTCACTCCTATTGCTACCACCCTGATGTGATTAAGTGTTCTTGCTCAAGTATCAAGGTCAACAGTATCTGTGTTTTAGTTGCTCTCATTCTGACCTCAGGTATAGATATTCCCTGCATTTTCCTCTCCTACATGCTGATCATCAAGTCCATCCTTAGCATCACCTCCCCAGAGGa aggcaaaggctttggcacttGCATCTCTCACATTGGGGCTGTTGCCATCTTCTACATCCCCTGGGTCATCTTGGCTTCAGTACATCGGTTTGGGCATAGTGCTCCTCCATATGTCCATACACTGATGTCAAATCTCCATTTTCTATTGCCCCCAGTGCTGAACCCTATTATATATAGTGTGAAGACCAAACAAATCCGTAAAGCTTTCTACAAACTATTTCCAAACACAAAGTAG